From one Tsukamurella tyrosinosolvens genomic stretch:
- a CDS encoding HAD-IA family hydrolase, with amino-acid sequence MLTGRALLLDMDGTLVDSHAVVERCWSRWAREKGLDPAAVLAVAHGRQGHATMAELLPDRPVEVNLVENRELLAQETADTEGIVPVAGAPAFLAALDGAPHALVTSADVALSTARMGAADLPLPAVRVTAEDVRASKPDPEGFLRGAELLGIAPADCIVFEDSEAGIAAGKAAGMRVVGVGPQAARFSPDVHVDDLTAVTVTVDGEGIHLAF; translated from the coding sequence ACGCTGGTCGATTCGCACGCCGTCGTGGAACGGTGCTGGAGCCGGTGGGCGCGGGAGAAGGGCCTCGATCCGGCCGCGGTGCTGGCCGTCGCGCACGGGCGGCAGGGGCACGCGACGATGGCGGAGCTGCTGCCCGACCGTCCCGTCGAGGTCAACCTCGTGGAGAACCGCGAGCTGCTCGCGCAGGAGACCGCCGACACCGAGGGCATCGTGCCCGTCGCGGGCGCGCCCGCCTTCCTCGCCGCGCTCGACGGCGCCCCGCACGCCCTGGTGACCTCCGCCGACGTGGCGCTGTCGACGGCGCGTATGGGCGCCGCGGACCTTCCGCTGCCGGCGGTGCGGGTGACCGCGGAGGACGTGCGCGCCAGCAAGCCCGACCCCGAGGGCTTCCTCCGCGGCGCGGAACTGCTCGGCATAGCTCCCGCCGACTGCATCGTCTTCGAGGACTCCGAGGCCGGCATCGCCGCGGGGAAGGCGGCCGGGATGCGCGTGGTCGGGGTGGGCCCGCAGGCGGCGCGGTTCTCCCCCGACGTGCACGTCGACGACCTGACCGCGGTGACGGTCACCGTCGACGGCGAGGGCATCCACCTGGCCTTCTGA